In a single window of the Globicephala melas chromosome 10, mGloMel1.2, whole genome shotgun sequence genome:
- the NCAPH2 gene encoding condensin-2 complex subunit H2 isoform X4, producing the protein MEDVEARFAHLLQPIRDLTKNWEVDVAAQLGEYLEELDQICISFDEGKTTMNFIEAALLIQGSACVYSKKVEYLYSLVYQALDFISGKKRAKQLSCAREDGPIGDAGSRAPQGVEYEFLSLDDLSDSRANVDLRSDQASSETLIVPLLPMALVAPDEMEKYNNPLYSCRGEVLASRKDFRMNTCTPHPRGAFMLEPVGMSPTGALLPRNQKEASGRAEEQPVEVSVRRSPVPLLSASQEPGTIPEGPVPGGGGEEEDTEWAAEPPEASAPEVPMEPQEPRSPEQSAAQPRRCALRERREALEPASRLKETPDPWQGLDPFDSLDAKPFRKGRPYSVPPSVEEAPGQKRKRKGTVKLQDFHQWYLAAYAGHADSRRPRRKGPSFADMEVLYWRHVKEQLETLRKLQRREAAERWLPRAQEEPWPAEEDRLEDSLEDLGAAGDFLEPEEYAEPEGAEPGEDADLEAEAMPASLSYEELVRRNVELFIATSQKFVQETELSQRIRDWEDVIQPLLQEQEQHVPFDIHTYGDQVVSRFSQLNQWCPFAELVAGQPAFEVCRSMLASLQLANDYTVEITQQPGLEAAVDTMSLRLLTYQRAHKRFQTYAAPSMVQP; encoded by the exons CTGGACCAGATCTGCATTTCTTTTGACGAaggcaaaaccacaatgaacttCATTGAGGCAGCACTGCTGATCCAGGGCTCCGCTTGTGTCTACAGTAAGAAG GTGGAATATCTCTACTCGCTGGTCTACCAGGCTCTTGATTTCATCTCTGGCAAGAA GCGGGCCAAGCAGCTCTCCTGTGCGCGGGAAGACGGGCCCATCGGGGATGCCGGCTCCAGGGCCCCCCAGGGAGTGGAGTATGAG TTCCTGTCGTTGGATGACCTCTCTGATTCCCGTGCTAACGTGGATCTGAGGAGTGACCAGGCCTCTAGT GAGACCCTCATCGTCCCCCTCCTGCCCATGGCCCTGGTAGCCCCTGATGAGATGGAGAAGTATAATAACCCCCTGTACAG CTGTCGGGGGGAGGTCCTGGCCAGCCGGAAGGATTTTAGGATGAATACgtgcaccccccaccccagaggaGCCTTCATGTTGGAGCCGGTGGGCATGTCCCCCACGGGGGCACTGCTGCCGAGGAACCagaagg aggcctctgggagGGCTGAGGAGCAGCCAGTGGAAGTCTCTGTGCGCAGGAGTCCAGTCCCGCTGCTCAGCGCCTCCCAGGAGCCAG GCACCATTCCAGAAGGCCCAGTGCCCGGAGGTGGGGGTGAAGAAGAGGATACAGAGTGGGCAGCAGAGCCCCCCGAGGCCTCGGCCCCTGAGGTCCCGATGGAGCCGCAGGAGCCCAGGAGCCCAGAGCAG AGTGCGGCCCAGCCCAGGAGGTGTGCACTACGGGAGCGAAGGgaggccctggagcctgcgtcCCGGCTGAAG GAGACCCCAGACCCCTGGCAGGGCCTGGACCCCTTCGACTCCCTGGACGCTAAGCCCTTCAGGAAAG GTAGGCCCTACTCTGTGCCCCCCAGTGTGGAGGAGGCTCCAGGACAGAAGCGTAAGAGGAAGGGTACCGTCAAGCTGCAGGACTTCCACCAGTGGTACCTGGCTGCCT ATGCTGGCCACGCTGACAGCAGGAGGCCCCGGCGAAAGGGCCCTTCCTTTGCAG ACATGGAGGTCCTGTACTGGAGACACGTGAAGGAGCAGCTGGAGACCCTCCGGAAGCTGCAGAGGAGGGAG GCGGCTGAGCGGTGGCTGCCGAGGGCTCAGGAGGAACCGTGGCCCGCGGAGGAGGACCGGCTGGAGGACTCCCTGGAGGACCTGGGAGCGGCAG GTGACTTTCTAGAGCCCGAGGAGTACGCAGAGCCTGAGGGGGCCGAGCCTGGGGAAGACGCAGACCTGG AAGCGGAAGCCATGCCGGCCTCCCTAAGCTACGAGGAGCTGGTCCGAAGGAACGTG GAGCTCTTCATCGCCACCTCGCAGAAGTTCGTCCAGGAGACAGAGCTGAGCCAGCGCATCAGGGACTGGGAGGACGTCATCCAGCCCCTGCTCCAGGAGCAG GAGCAGCATGTGCCCTTTGACATCCACACTTACGGGGATCAGGTAGTCTCAAGGTTCAGCCAGCTCAACCAGTGGTGTCCCTTTGCGGAGTTGGTGGCTGGCCAGCCTGCCTTTGAGGTGTGTCGTTCCATGCTGGCCTCCCTGCAGCTG GCTAATGACTACACAGTGGAGATCACCCAGCAGCCGGGGCTGGAGGCGGCGGTGGATACCATGTCCCTGAGACTGCTCACGTACCAGCGGGCCCACAAGCGCTTCCAGACCTACGCTGCCCCCTCCATGGTCCAGCCCTGA
- the NCAPH2 gene encoding condensin-2 complex subunit H2 isoform X3: MEDVEARFAHLLQPIRDLTKNWEVDVAAQLGEYLEELDQICISFDEGKTTMNFIEAALLIQGSACVYSKKVEYLYSLVYQALDFISGKKRAKQLSCAREDGPIGDAGSRAPQGVEYEFLSLDDLSDSRANVDLRSDQASSETLIVPLLPMALVAPDEMEKYNNPLYSCRGEVLASRKDFRMNTCTPHPRGAFMLEPVGMSPTGALLPRNQKEASGRAEEQPVEVSVRRSPVPLLSASQEPGTIPEGPVPGGGGEEEDTEWAAEPPEASAPEVPMEPQEPRSPEQSAAQPRRCALRERREALEPASRLKETPDPWQGLDPFDSLDAKPFRKGRPYSVPPSVEEAPGQKRKRKGTVKLQDFHQWYLAAYAGHADSRRPRRKGPSFADMEVLYWRHVKEQLETLRKLQRREAAERWLPRAQEEPWPAEEDRLEDSLEDLGAAAGDFLEPEEYAEPEGAEPGEDADLEAEAMPASLSYEELVRRNVELFIATSQKFVQETELSQRIRDWEDVIQPLLQEQEQHVPFDIHTYGDQVVSRFSQLNQWCPFAELVAGQPAFEVCRSMLASLQLANDYTVEITQQPGLEAAVDTMSLRLLTYQRAHKRFQTYAAPSMVQP, from the exons CTGGACCAGATCTGCATTTCTTTTGACGAaggcaaaaccacaatgaacttCATTGAGGCAGCACTGCTGATCCAGGGCTCCGCTTGTGTCTACAGTAAGAAG GTGGAATATCTCTACTCGCTGGTCTACCAGGCTCTTGATTTCATCTCTGGCAAGAA GCGGGCCAAGCAGCTCTCCTGTGCGCGGGAAGACGGGCCCATCGGGGATGCCGGCTCCAGGGCCCCCCAGGGAGTGGAGTATGAG TTCCTGTCGTTGGATGACCTCTCTGATTCCCGTGCTAACGTGGATCTGAGGAGTGACCAGGCCTCTAGT GAGACCCTCATCGTCCCCCTCCTGCCCATGGCCCTGGTAGCCCCTGATGAGATGGAGAAGTATAATAACCCCCTGTACAG CTGTCGGGGGGAGGTCCTGGCCAGCCGGAAGGATTTTAGGATGAATACgtgcaccccccaccccagaggaGCCTTCATGTTGGAGCCGGTGGGCATGTCCCCCACGGGGGCACTGCTGCCGAGGAACCagaagg aggcctctgggagGGCTGAGGAGCAGCCAGTGGAAGTCTCTGTGCGCAGGAGTCCAGTCCCGCTGCTCAGCGCCTCCCAGGAGCCAG GCACCATTCCAGAAGGCCCAGTGCCCGGAGGTGGGGGTGAAGAAGAGGATACAGAGTGGGCAGCAGAGCCCCCCGAGGCCTCGGCCCCTGAGGTCCCGATGGAGCCGCAGGAGCCCAGGAGCCCAGAGCAG AGTGCGGCCCAGCCCAGGAGGTGTGCACTACGGGAGCGAAGGgaggccctggagcctgcgtcCCGGCTGAAG GAGACCCCAGACCCCTGGCAGGGCCTGGACCCCTTCGACTCCCTGGACGCTAAGCCCTTCAGGAAAG GTAGGCCCTACTCTGTGCCCCCCAGTGTGGAGGAGGCTCCAGGACAGAAGCGTAAGAGGAAGGGTACCGTCAAGCTGCAGGACTTCCACCAGTGGTACCTGGCTGCCT ATGCTGGCCACGCTGACAGCAGGAGGCCCCGGCGAAAGGGCCCTTCCTTTGCAG ACATGGAGGTCCTGTACTGGAGACACGTGAAGGAGCAGCTGGAGACCCTCCGGAAGCTGCAGAGGAGGGAG GCGGCTGAGCGGTGGCTGCCGAGGGCTCAGGAGGAACCGTGGCCCGCGGAGGAGGACCGGCTGGAGGACTCCCTGGAGGACCTGGGAGCGGCAG CAGGTGACTTTCTAGAGCCCGAGGAGTACGCAGAGCCTGAGGGGGCCGAGCCTGGGGAAGACGCAGACCTGG AAGCGGAAGCCATGCCGGCCTCCCTAAGCTACGAGGAGCTGGTCCGAAGGAACGTG GAGCTCTTCATCGCCACCTCGCAGAAGTTCGTCCAGGAGACAGAGCTGAGCCAGCGCATCAGGGACTGGGAGGACGTCATCCAGCCCCTGCTCCAGGAGCAG GAGCAGCATGTGCCCTTTGACATCCACACTTACGGGGATCAGGTAGTCTCAAGGTTCAGCCAGCTCAACCAGTGGTGTCCCTTTGCGGAGTTGGTGGCTGGCCAGCCTGCCTTTGAGGTGTGTCGTTCCATGCTGGCCTCCCTGCAGCTG GCTAATGACTACACAGTGGAGATCACCCAGCAGCCGGGGCTGGAGGCGGCGGTGGATACCATGTCCCTGAGACTGCTCACGTACCAGCGGGCCCACAAGCGCTTCCAGACCTACGCTGCCCCCTCCATGGTCCAGCCCTGA
- the NCAPH2 gene encoding condensin-2 complex subunit H2 isoform X2, with the protein MEDVEARFAHLLQPIRDLTKNWEVDVAAQLGEYLEELDQICISFDEGKTTMNFIEAALLIQGSACVYSKKVEYLYSLVYQALDFISGKKRAKQLSCAREDGPIGDAGSRAPQGVEYEFLSLDDLSDSRANVDLRSDQASSETLIVPLLPMALVAPDEMEKYNNPLYSCRGEVLASRKDFRMNTCTPHPRGAFMLEPVGMSPTGALLPRNQKGEEASGRAEEQPVEVSVRRSPVPLLSASQEPGTIPEGPVPGGGGEEEDTEWAAEPPEASAPEVPMEPQEPRSPEQSAAQPRRCALRERREALEPASRLKETPDPWQGLDPFDSLDAKPFRKGRPYSVPPSVEEAPGQKRKRKGTVKLQDFHQWYLAAYAGHADSRRPRRKGPSFADMEVLYWRHVKEQLETLRKLQRREAAERWLPRAQEEPWPAEEDRLEDSLEDLGAAGDFLEPEEYAEPEGAEPGEDADLEAEAMPASLSYEELVRRNVELFIATSQKFVQETELSQRIRDWEDVIQPLLQEQEQHVPFDIHTYGDQVVSRFSQLNQWCPFAELVAGQPAFEVCRSMLASLQLANDYTVEITQQPGLEAAVDTMSLRLLTYQRAHKRFQTYAAPSMVQP; encoded by the exons CTGGACCAGATCTGCATTTCTTTTGACGAaggcaaaaccacaatgaacttCATTGAGGCAGCACTGCTGATCCAGGGCTCCGCTTGTGTCTACAGTAAGAAG GTGGAATATCTCTACTCGCTGGTCTACCAGGCTCTTGATTTCATCTCTGGCAAGAA GCGGGCCAAGCAGCTCTCCTGTGCGCGGGAAGACGGGCCCATCGGGGATGCCGGCTCCAGGGCCCCCCAGGGAGTGGAGTATGAG TTCCTGTCGTTGGATGACCTCTCTGATTCCCGTGCTAACGTGGATCTGAGGAGTGACCAGGCCTCTAGT GAGACCCTCATCGTCCCCCTCCTGCCCATGGCCCTGGTAGCCCCTGATGAGATGGAGAAGTATAATAACCCCCTGTACAG CTGTCGGGGGGAGGTCCTGGCCAGCCGGAAGGATTTTAGGATGAATACgtgcaccccccaccccagaggaGCCTTCATGTTGGAGCCGGTGGGCATGTCCCCCACGGGGGCACTGCTGCCGAGGAACCagaagggtgagg aggcctctgggagGGCTGAGGAGCAGCCAGTGGAAGTCTCTGTGCGCAGGAGTCCAGTCCCGCTGCTCAGCGCCTCCCAGGAGCCAG GCACCATTCCAGAAGGCCCAGTGCCCGGAGGTGGGGGTGAAGAAGAGGATACAGAGTGGGCAGCAGAGCCCCCCGAGGCCTCGGCCCCTGAGGTCCCGATGGAGCCGCAGGAGCCCAGGAGCCCAGAGCAG AGTGCGGCCCAGCCCAGGAGGTGTGCACTACGGGAGCGAAGGgaggccctggagcctgcgtcCCGGCTGAAG GAGACCCCAGACCCCTGGCAGGGCCTGGACCCCTTCGACTCCCTGGACGCTAAGCCCTTCAGGAAAG GTAGGCCCTACTCTGTGCCCCCCAGTGTGGAGGAGGCTCCAGGACAGAAGCGTAAGAGGAAGGGTACCGTCAAGCTGCAGGACTTCCACCAGTGGTACCTGGCTGCCT ATGCTGGCCACGCTGACAGCAGGAGGCCCCGGCGAAAGGGCCCTTCCTTTGCAG ACATGGAGGTCCTGTACTGGAGACACGTGAAGGAGCAGCTGGAGACCCTCCGGAAGCTGCAGAGGAGGGAG GCGGCTGAGCGGTGGCTGCCGAGGGCTCAGGAGGAACCGTGGCCCGCGGAGGAGGACCGGCTGGAGGACTCCCTGGAGGACCTGGGAGCGGCAG GTGACTTTCTAGAGCCCGAGGAGTACGCAGAGCCTGAGGGGGCCGAGCCTGGGGAAGACGCAGACCTGG AAGCGGAAGCCATGCCGGCCTCCCTAAGCTACGAGGAGCTGGTCCGAAGGAACGTG GAGCTCTTCATCGCCACCTCGCAGAAGTTCGTCCAGGAGACAGAGCTGAGCCAGCGCATCAGGGACTGGGAGGACGTCATCCAGCCCCTGCTCCAGGAGCAG GAGCAGCATGTGCCCTTTGACATCCACACTTACGGGGATCAGGTAGTCTCAAGGTTCAGCCAGCTCAACCAGTGGTGTCCCTTTGCGGAGTTGGTGGCTGGCCAGCCTGCCTTTGAGGTGTGTCGTTCCATGCTGGCCTCCCTGCAGCTG GCTAATGACTACACAGTGGAGATCACCCAGCAGCCGGGGCTGGAGGCGGCGGTGGATACCATGTCCCTGAGACTGCTCACGTACCAGCGGGCCCACAAGCGCTTCCAGACCTACGCTGCCCCCTCCATGGTCCAGCCCTGA
- the NCAPH2 gene encoding condensin-2 complex subunit H2 isoform X6 has translation MEDVEARFAHLLQPIRDLTKNWEVDVAAQLGEYLEELDQICISFDEGKTTMNFIEAALLIQGSACVYSKKVEYLYSLVYQALDFISGKKRAKQLSCAREDGPIGDAGSRAPQGVEYEFLSLDDLSDSRANVDLRSDQASSETLIVPLLPMALVAPDEMEKYNNPLYSCRGEVLASRKDFRMNTCTPHPRGAFMLEPVGMSPTGALLPRNQKEASGRAEEQPVEVSVRRSPVPLLSASQEPEGPVPGGGGEEEDTEWAAEPPEASAPEVPMEPQEPRSPEQSAAQPRRCALRERREALEPASRLKETPDPWQGLDPFDSLDAKPFRKGRPYSVPPSVEEAPGQKRKRKGTVKLQDFHQWYLAAYAGHADSRRPRRKGPSFADMEVLYWRHVKEQLETLRKLQRREAAERWLPRAQEEPWPAEEDRLEDSLEDLGAAAGDFLEPEEYAEPEGAEPGEDADLEAEAMPASLSYEELVRRNVELFIATSQKFVQETELSQRIRDWEDVIQPLLQEQEQHVPFDIHTYGDQVVSRFSQLNQWCPFAELVAGQPAFEVCRSMLASLQLANDYTVEITQQPGLEAAVDTMSLRLLTYQRAHKRFQTYAAPSMVQP, from the exons CTGGACCAGATCTGCATTTCTTTTGACGAaggcaaaaccacaatgaacttCATTGAGGCAGCACTGCTGATCCAGGGCTCCGCTTGTGTCTACAGTAAGAAG GTGGAATATCTCTACTCGCTGGTCTACCAGGCTCTTGATTTCATCTCTGGCAAGAA GCGGGCCAAGCAGCTCTCCTGTGCGCGGGAAGACGGGCCCATCGGGGATGCCGGCTCCAGGGCCCCCCAGGGAGTGGAGTATGAG TTCCTGTCGTTGGATGACCTCTCTGATTCCCGTGCTAACGTGGATCTGAGGAGTGACCAGGCCTCTAGT GAGACCCTCATCGTCCCCCTCCTGCCCATGGCCCTGGTAGCCCCTGATGAGATGGAGAAGTATAATAACCCCCTGTACAG CTGTCGGGGGGAGGTCCTGGCCAGCCGGAAGGATTTTAGGATGAATACgtgcaccccccaccccagaggaGCCTTCATGTTGGAGCCGGTGGGCATGTCCCCCACGGGGGCACTGCTGCCGAGGAACCagaagg aggcctctgggagGGCTGAGGAGCAGCCAGTGGAAGTCTCTGTGCGCAGGAGTCCAGTCCCGCTGCTCAGCGCCTCCCAGGAGCCAG AAGGCCCAGTGCCCGGAGGTGGGGGTGAAGAAGAGGATACAGAGTGGGCAGCAGAGCCCCCCGAGGCCTCGGCCCCTGAGGTCCCGATGGAGCCGCAGGAGCCCAGGAGCCCAGAGCAG AGTGCGGCCCAGCCCAGGAGGTGTGCACTACGGGAGCGAAGGgaggccctggagcctgcgtcCCGGCTGAAG GAGACCCCAGACCCCTGGCAGGGCCTGGACCCCTTCGACTCCCTGGACGCTAAGCCCTTCAGGAAAG GTAGGCCCTACTCTGTGCCCCCCAGTGTGGAGGAGGCTCCAGGACAGAAGCGTAAGAGGAAGGGTACCGTCAAGCTGCAGGACTTCCACCAGTGGTACCTGGCTGCCT ATGCTGGCCACGCTGACAGCAGGAGGCCCCGGCGAAAGGGCCCTTCCTTTGCAG ACATGGAGGTCCTGTACTGGAGACACGTGAAGGAGCAGCTGGAGACCCTCCGGAAGCTGCAGAGGAGGGAG GCGGCTGAGCGGTGGCTGCCGAGGGCTCAGGAGGAACCGTGGCCCGCGGAGGAGGACCGGCTGGAGGACTCCCTGGAGGACCTGGGAGCGGCAG CAGGTGACTTTCTAGAGCCCGAGGAGTACGCAGAGCCTGAGGGGGCCGAGCCTGGGGAAGACGCAGACCTGG AAGCGGAAGCCATGCCGGCCTCCCTAAGCTACGAGGAGCTGGTCCGAAGGAACGTG GAGCTCTTCATCGCCACCTCGCAGAAGTTCGTCCAGGAGACAGAGCTGAGCCAGCGCATCAGGGACTGGGAGGACGTCATCCAGCCCCTGCTCCAGGAGCAG GAGCAGCATGTGCCCTTTGACATCCACACTTACGGGGATCAGGTAGTCTCAAGGTTCAGCCAGCTCAACCAGTGGTGTCCCTTTGCGGAGTTGGTGGCTGGCCAGCCTGCCTTTGAGGTGTGTCGTTCCATGCTGGCCTCCCTGCAGCTG GCTAATGACTACACAGTGGAGATCACCCAGCAGCCGGGGCTGGAGGCGGCGGTGGATACCATGTCCCTGAGACTGCTCACGTACCAGCGGGCCCACAAGCGCTTCCAGACCTACGCTGCCCCCTCCATGGTCCAGCCCTGA
- the NCAPH2 gene encoding condensin-2 complex subunit H2 isoform X5 has translation MEDVEARFAHLLQPIRDLTKNWEVDVAAQLGEYLEELDQICISFDEGKTTMNFIEAALLIQGSACVYSKKVEYLYSLVYQALDFISGKKRAKQLSCAREDGPIGDAGSRAPQGVEYEFLSLDDLSDSRANVDLRSDQASSETLIVPLLPMALVAPDEMEKYNNPLYSCRGEVLASRKDFRMNTCTPHPRGAFMLEPVGMSPTGALLPRNQKGEEASGRAEEQPVEVSVRRSPVPLLSASQEPEGPVPGGGGEEEDTEWAAEPPEASAPEVPMEPQEPRSPEQSAAQPRRCALRERREALEPASRLKETPDPWQGLDPFDSLDAKPFRKGRPYSVPPSVEEAPGQKRKRKGTVKLQDFHQWYLAAYAGHADSRRPRRKGPSFADMEVLYWRHVKEQLETLRKLQRREAAERWLPRAQEEPWPAEEDRLEDSLEDLGAAAGDFLEPEEYAEPEGAEPGEDADLEAEAMPASLSYEELVRRNVELFIATSQKFVQETELSQRIRDWEDVIQPLLQEQEQHVPFDIHTYGDQVVSRFSQLNQWCPFAELVAGQPAFEVCRSMLASLQLANDYTVEITQQPGLEAAVDTMSLRLLTYQRAHKRFQTYAAPSMVQP, from the exons CTGGACCAGATCTGCATTTCTTTTGACGAaggcaaaaccacaatgaacttCATTGAGGCAGCACTGCTGATCCAGGGCTCCGCTTGTGTCTACAGTAAGAAG GTGGAATATCTCTACTCGCTGGTCTACCAGGCTCTTGATTTCATCTCTGGCAAGAA GCGGGCCAAGCAGCTCTCCTGTGCGCGGGAAGACGGGCCCATCGGGGATGCCGGCTCCAGGGCCCCCCAGGGAGTGGAGTATGAG TTCCTGTCGTTGGATGACCTCTCTGATTCCCGTGCTAACGTGGATCTGAGGAGTGACCAGGCCTCTAGT GAGACCCTCATCGTCCCCCTCCTGCCCATGGCCCTGGTAGCCCCTGATGAGATGGAGAAGTATAATAACCCCCTGTACAG CTGTCGGGGGGAGGTCCTGGCCAGCCGGAAGGATTTTAGGATGAATACgtgcaccccccaccccagaggaGCCTTCATGTTGGAGCCGGTGGGCATGTCCCCCACGGGGGCACTGCTGCCGAGGAACCagaagggtgagg aggcctctgggagGGCTGAGGAGCAGCCAGTGGAAGTCTCTGTGCGCAGGAGTCCAGTCCCGCTGCTCAGCGCCTCCCAGGAGCCAG AAGGCCCAGTGCCCGGAGGTGGGGGTGAAGAAGAGGATACAGAGTGGGCAGCAGAGCCCCCCGAGGCCTCGGCCCCTGAGGTCCCGATGGAGCCGCAGGAGCCCAGGAGCCCAGAGCAG AGTGCGGCCCAGCCCAGGAGGTGTGCACTACGGGAGCGAAGGgaggccctggagcctgcgtcCCGGCTGAAG GAGACCCCAGACCCCTGGCAGGGCCTGGACCCCTTCGACTCCCTGGACGCTAAGCCCTTCAGGAAAG GTAGGCCCTACTCTGTGCCCCCCAGTGTGGAGGAGGCTCCAGGACAGAAGCGTAAGAGGAAGGGTACCGTCAAGCTGCAGGACTTCCACCAGTGGTACCTGGCTGCCT ATGCTGGCCACGCTGACAGCAGGAGGCCCCGGCGAAAGGGCCCTTCCTTTGCAG ACATGGAGGTCCTGTACTGGAGACACGTGAAGGAGCAGCTGGAGACCCTCCGGAAGCTGCAGAGGAGGGAG GCGGCTGAGCGGTGGCTGCCGAGGGCTCAGGAGGAACCGTGGCCCGCGGAGGAGGACCGGCTGGAGGACTCCCTGGAGGACCTGGGAGCGGCAG CAGGTGACTTTCTAGAGCCCGAGGAGTACGCAGAGCCTGAGGGGGCCGAGCCTGGGGAAGACGCAGACCTGG AAGCGGAAGCCATGCCGGCCTCCCTAAGCTACGAGGAGCTGGTCCGAAGGAACGTG GAGCTCTTCATCGCCACCTCGCAGAAGTTCGTCCAGGAGACAGAGCTGAGCCAGCGCATCAGGGACTGGGAGGACGTCATCCAGCCCCTGCTCCAGGAGCAG GAGCAGCATGTGCCCTTTGACATCCACACTTACGGGGATCAGGTAGTCTCAAGGTTCAGCCAGCTCAACCAGTGGTGTCCCTTTGCGGAGTTGGTGGCTGGCCAGCCTGCCTTTGAGGTGTGTCGTTCCATGCTGGCCTCCCTGCAGCTG GCTAATGACTACACAGTGGAGATCACCCAGCAGCCGGGGCTGGAGGCGGCGGTGGATACCATGTCCCTGAGACTGCTCACGTACCAGCGGGCCCACAAGCGCTTCCAGACCTACGCTGCCCCCTCCATGGTCCAGCCCTGA
- the NCAPH2 gene encoding condensin-2 complex subunit H2 isoform X1: MEDVEARFAHLLQPIRDLTKNWEVDVAAQLGEYLEELDQICISFDEGKTTMNFIEAALLIQGSACVYSKKVEYLYSLVYQALDFISGKKRAKQLSCAREDGPIGDAGSRAPQGVEYEFLSLDDLSDSRANVDLRSDQASSETLIVPLLPMALVAPDEMEKYNNPLYSCRGEVLASRKDFRMNTCTPHPRGAFMLEPVGMSPTGALLPRNQKGEEASGRAEEQPVEVSVRRSPVPLLSASQEPGTIPEGPVPGGGGEEEDTEWAAEPPEASAPEVPMEPQEPRSPEQSAAQPRRCALRERREALEPASRLKETPDPWQGLDPFDSLDAKPFRKGRPYSVPPSVEEAPGQKRKRKGTVKLQDFHQWYLAAYAGHADSRRPRRKGPSFADMEVLYWRHVKEQLETLRKLQRREAAERWLPRAQEEPWPAEEDRLEDSLEDLGAAAGDFLEPEEYAEPEGAEPGEDADLEAEAMPASLSYEELVRRNVELFIATSQKFVQETELSQRIRDWEDVIQPLLQEQEQHVPFDIHTYGDQVVSRFSQLNQWCPFAELVAGQPAFEVCRSMLASLQLANDYTVEITQQPGLEAAVDTMSLRLLTYQRAHKRFQTYAAPSMVQP, from the exons CTGGACCAGATCTGCATTTCTTTTGACGAaggcaaaaccacaatgaacttCATTGAGGCAGCACTGCTGATCCAGGGCTCCGCTTGTGTCTACAGTAAGAAG GTGGAATATCTCTACTCGCTGGTCTACCAGGCTCTTGATTTCATCTCTGGCAAGAA GCGGGCCAAGCAGCTCTCCTGTGCGCGGGAAGACGGGCCCATCGGGGATGCCGGCTCCAGGGCCCCCCAGGGAGTGGAGTATGAG TTCCTGTCGTTGGATGACCTCTCTGATTCCCGTGCTAACGTGGATCTGAGGAGTGACCAGGCCTCTAGT GAGACCCTCATCGTCCCCCTCCTGCCCATGGCCCTGGTAGCCCCTGATGAGATGGAGAAGTATAATAACCCCCTGTACAG CTGTCGGGGGGAGGTCCTGGCCAGCCGGAAGGATTTTAGGATGAATACgtgcaccccccaccccagaggaGCCTTCATGTTGGAGCCGGTGGGCATGTCCCCCACGGGGGCACTGCTGCCGAGGAACCagaagggtgagg aggcctctgggagGGCTGAGGAGCAGCCAGTGGAAGTCTCTGTGCGCAGGAGTCCAGTCCCGCTGCTCAGCGCCTCCCAGGAGCCAG GCACCATTCCAGAAGGCCCAGTGCCCGGAGGTGGGGGTGAAGAAGAGGATACAGAGTGGGCAGCAGAGCCCCCCGAGGCCTCGGCCCCTGAGGTCCCGATGGAGCCGCAGGAGCCCAGGAGCCCAGAGCAG AGTGCGGCCCAGCCCAGGAGGTGTGCACTACGGGAGCGAAGGgaggccctggagcctgcgtcCCGGCTGAAG GAGACCCCAGACCCCTGGCAGGGCCTGGACCCCTTCGACTCCCTGGACGCTAAGCCCTTCAGGAAAG GTAGGCCCTACTCTGTGCCCCCCAGTGTGGAGGAGGCTCCAGGACAGAAGCGTAAGAGGAAGGGTACCGTCAAGCTGCAGGACTTCCACCAGTGGTACCTGGCTGCCT ATGCTGGCCACGCTGACAGCAGGAGGCCCCGGCGAAAGGGCCCTTCCTTTGCAG ACATGGAGGTCCTGTACTGGAGACACGTGAAGGAGCAGCTGGAGACCCTCCGGAAGCTGCAGAGGAGGGAG GCGGCTGAGCGGTGGCTGCCGAGGGCTCAGGAGGAACCGTGGCCCGCGGAGGAGGACCGGCTGGAGGACTCCCTGGAGGACCTGGGAGCGGCAG CAGGTGACTTTCTAGAGCCCGAGGAGTACGCAGAGCCTGAGGGGGCCGAGCCTGGGGAAGACGCAGACCTGG AAGCGGAAGCCATGCCGGCCTCCCTAAGCTACGAGGAGCTGGTCCGAAGGAACGTG GAGCTCTTCATCGCCACCTCGCAGAAGTTCGTCCAGGAGACAGAGCTGAGCCAGCGCATCAGGGACTGGGAGGACGTCATCCAGCCCCTGCTCCAGGAGCAG GAGCAGCATGTGCCCTTTGACATCCACACTTACGGGGATCAGGTAGTCTCAAGGTTCAGCCAGCTCAACCAGTGGTGTCCCTTTGCGGAGTTGGTGGCTGGCCAGCCTGCCTTTGAGGTGTGTCGTTCCATGCTGGCCTCCCTGCAGCTG GCTAATGACTACACAGTGGAGATCACCCAGCAGCCGGGGCTGGAGGCGGCGGTGGATACCATGTCCCTGAGACTGCTCACGTACCAGCGGGCCCACAAGCGCTTCCAGACCTACGCTGCCCCCTCCATGGTCCAGCCCTGA